The genomic DNA GGCGTTTAGTTTACTTATCTCTTCAAGTTTGGAGGAAAACCGCAACTCCCACAGTTTGGTGATCATACTCGATATTGAACACGTTTTGTCAGAATCATCGTAAGTCAATGCTTAATTTCGCCGGTATATGCCTTTTCATCTTGCAGCAATATTTGCAAGTCTGTGTTATACGCAGCTTTGGTTATGGAGATATGGTtgaattttgagaaaattccCTTTGTGCTTGTTGAAAGCAATTATACGTGGAGATCACCTGACTTTCTAGCTGATGGATATCTATGATTCTTTATTACTATTGAGAAATTGTTTTTTGCTTCAAGAAATTCGCGTATTCAGGTGTTTGTTTTGTGCGATGAGATCACATCTTTAGAAACTGAATTCCCCTTAAGAAATTGAACCTCATTGTTAGAAGAGTGATACCGAGCAAAACACTCTCTCGTAGGCTTTATCCACATCAAAACACTCCAAAACACTCTAATCCTCACATTTACTGGCTATGGTCGAAGAGGAAAAAAGTGCATAAAGAAGTGTTATATGGATGGCTTGGGCTTgatcattaaattaatttcaatcgGCGCCAGAAGAAATGCATGCAGTCAGTCACCGTCTTCTACACACTGTTTGATACTGACTCTCCGAGGAACACCTAAGAAGGCTCGGCAGACCATTCGGATTTGGCTAGTGCATTTGTCCGATGATACACGGGATACTGCAACTGCAAGATGATCCCTGAATGAAAGCATAGTTGAGGCCGAAAACAACCCTCTAGCTAATTGACAAAACCTTTCAATTCCATTCcagaaagaaataaattccGGGGAATATAAGGCAAGAATGTGTAAGTTCGGATGACTATAGTCGTAATCCGAAGGGCCACGGGGCTTCAAAGTCGAGACAAAAGCCCCTGCaacttatatatttatatacatatcaaaTGCTCCAAATCGAAATCTTGGGttaaaacaaattaataatcCATGAGTAATGCTACAATTGTGCTCAAATAATACAAGCGATTGGCCACTTCTCCCGACCCCCAGTGGCATTCGATGCAGCCGACAGAAACGACAGCGTAACGGAGTCATGGACCCTACGAAAATCATCCCATCCCCAAGGGCTACACTCCAAACGGTGACCTGCCACGTCACGCTCTCCCGCTggatttttataaaattccGATCCAAAGTTCCAAACCAGTTTTGTCTGATTTGCAACCCGACAAATCCCGACCGCCTTTTGTCTGTCTCCTTCCCTCTGTACTCTCTCCGGGGAGAGCCGTTTGGCTCGGCTAATTTCTAGGCTAAGCTTGCATATAACTGAAGCTCAACTAAAGCTCGAGGAGATGGTTGATCCGTCGTGTAGAGATCGAGATAACATTCCGCAAAATGTAAGATAAATATGTCAAGATCAAACTAATCGTAAACTATCTAGTAATTTTTCACACCATATTGTGCGTTCAAATCATAGTTAATCGATGCTCATAACTCGAGCATTAGTTCGCTTTAATCTCCTTTTGGTTTCTTTATTGAGAACTTACTCATGCTCTTTCTAAATCGCATTtgggttcttttttttttaattgtttttctttcGTAAACaaagagttttattttttctgatgAATTACAGAGCGTCGAAGCCCAATTTTatagttttatcttttattacttcttttttgttttaccTCTCGAGTAATGGAACACCTCATGGGCTACCATAATATTGTCTTGCATTACTGCTCCAGAGATAAGAGGCACTCTGTTAATTGTGGGGAAACTAGAGACCAGGCAGAAGGGGCTTTGATTGAGACAATTTTGTAAAGCAAAGTTACGAAGGCTAATAGCAGAATCACTTTGAATCATTGTTCCAGAGATGAGACTTgtttagagaaaaaaatttcacagcTCTTGTAACAGCAGAATCACTTGTAGCCATTTGGTGAAAGTTGCTCCCTCTGAAGCAACTTCATTGTCAGTAACTGTCTTCCCGCCTTCCTTGTATGAAGGTGCCCTTTGGGAACTCGATTATCTCGCGTTGTTCCTTGGTAAGTTCAAATGAGAGCTGCACTTCCTTGCCGCCTTGATCAGTTCCTAATGACAGCGAGCAGAATTTCATCGATAGCAAGCTCTCCTCCACCTTCGAATGCTCTATGTCCAGTTCAAAATTGAAAGTGCCTTTTGTTATTCACGCTTAAAGAATCTCTGCAGCAGGGAACGTCGGACGGCATCTGCCAAGAAATTGGAACCCGGAGATCCCTGTGAAAAGACAACATGAATGATGAAAATGAATATGTAAGCCTTGGAGGATCCCTTTTTCAATAACTGCATCGTATTCGTCTTTTCTTTCCCCTTCAGACAAGAAACCATGGCCTAAAGTATTAACAAACGTCAGAAAATCAAGCAAAACACATGTTCATGTTCATGTCACAGCAAACATGACATCTTCCCAGGAAAACGTTTCGGTAAATTCTTCTCATAACTTTCTCTGTTTTGCAAGGAGACAGAAAACGGCTTATCCAAAACCAAATAAAGCAGAAGCAACTGAAGCTGAAGAAAAGCACCATGCTCGGGTGAGAGCAACATTCGTTCAATTTAGGTTAGCCAAGAACTCGATAGATCCCCGACTGCTCGACCTTAATGCTGATAAAATGAATATGCCATGCTCTCTGCCTTGGAAGCCATCCCCTGTGTTTATTGTCACCATAAAGCCATTggaattttcatatttctttcTGAGCCTTTTTACTCATCTCTCCATTCTGACCTGCATAAGGTGGTCTTATCCCGACGCTTAGCTTTTCCTTTGATGACAAGCTCCATGCTGCACAAAATCAAATAGAGAcgggataattaatttcacatGAAAGCATGTAAAAGTATTATTCATAATAAGTAACCGAGTATGCTTTCAAGCGCCATCTAATGCTAACCATTCAGGGAACATAACCTTCCAAAAAAAGACATTGAAacattatgaatatatatattaacaaacctaaccaaaaaaattatgccAATTTTCTCGAATAACTGACGAAAAGAGTTTCCCACCCTCAGGGTCGAAATACCTTCATAGAGATTGTCCAAAATCCGTAAAGCTGCAGCAGCCTGTACAAGGTTTCTCAGGCTTGGTCTGTTCTTTTTGCGCTCTTTCCCTCCCTCAGAAACATTTATGAAAGAATATGAACCGGAAATCTGGTCCGATAGATATTGCTTGGTGTAACTCTCATGTTTTACATTCAAGCCATCATGGATCTGGCCGCTGTCAAATATCTGATTTGGAAAGCAACTTATTGAAAGGTGCATTCTGTACTGCACATTGAGTGGATGCTTCAATTTTCCAAGGGAACTCAATCTCTTGAACAAGCTTCGACTAAAATGGGCTCCACTTGAAAACTGTGAAAGCAGGTAGATGATACATATTATACTGTTGAAAAGTAATTCAATTCTCTATGAGTTAGCTAGCTAGCGTCAGATTGAACCTCTTTCTGCCATTGATAGCTAGCAGTATTGCTGTCTTGATGGCTATATTATCCGCAAGGGCACTCGGCTTGGCCTGGCTTCCCAGCGAAATAACCTGCTCTATCTATAACTCGATCTCAACTGTGTACTCCATATGGATTGAGGATTAATAGATAACAGAGAAGTTAGGAAAGTGCTCCTGCAGATACAAATTCCTAGCTGTAGGAAGGtgaaatttacaaaatttgagggcttaagtaaataaataaaatcaatgtAGAAAGTAGGAATTGATCTTCGCTTCCCTAAGGTGGATTAGAAGGTGCTGTTCAGGTAGAAATACAAGCCAGCAAGTGCAACCACTCCCACCACAATCGGGATCGGCAATGCTCAtctgcatcatcatcatcatcgatcGAGTTCAGAGGAACATGTATTGCTTGATTATCGGTGTCACAGATTAATACGCCGATAGAAATATGTAATATGTGGGGATAACGGGGTACATGTACCCATTGAACTCAATACTTTGCCAACATTGTGGCACATAAGAGTGAGCAGAGTAAGCATTGGATTATCTGATAGCTTCGTCCCTCTTGATCTGACCCCTTACTTGCCTTGCGCATGTCGGTATCGTTCGCGTTCTTGGTCACGGCGGGCAGATACGGCTTGAACCTTCGCTTCGGGGCACCACACACTGCAGAACATATCAAATGTCCACATCACATGTGATTTTAGTCATAGGCTCTCATATTATTTTAGTCTCAACAACCAGGAAAATGCTCTGCTTGCTAGCCAATATATCATCAACCTCATATCGCGACAAGGCATCCTCTTACGAAAACAGAGCTCAATTCGGTTTTAGCTTATTTTCGGCTCATTTCAAATTCACCACTTTGTTCTAAATTCAATTCCAACATTATTCCGTACTTTGAACAAAGGAATTGAATTCAACTCAACACGCTGAATTGAATTCTAGCATTTTTAACGAGGGGAACAATCAGTGATGGTTACCTGGACAGAAGTAATTATCGGGCAGCTTCTCGAACGGAGTTCGCTCGTTGTAGATGTACCTATATAGTATATACgcagaaataataaaaaccaATCAGGATAAACAATATTAACGTCGTCGGGAGCGATACAGAGTGATCGCATTCGTCACATGGCTTACCCGCAATCCCGGCAATGTAGGCTTGCTTGGAGGCAACACGCATGGAGAACCTCGGGCTTGTGGTGGCGGTGGTGGTATTGGTACGGGTCACCCGGAGCAGGAGCTGGTGAagtgaagaggaggaggaggaggaggaggaagactTGAGGGCGAAGGAGATGCTAGTCTTGTCCGATGGAGGCCACCAGCATTGTTCCCGGTCGGGCTCGGGGCCGGGTACAGACACTGCACGGCCGCCATGGACCCGGGTCAGAGTGTGATGGCTTCTTCTGAATTCTGATATGGGTCTGTGTATTATGGAAGAGGCAGAAGGGAAGGGGTTAGATGGATGGAGATGAGGCAGCAAAAGTGAAGTGTAGAGTGATGGAAAATGAGTGGAAGCGTGGCTGTCATACTGCCCATACAAACACCAAACCAAACCAAGAGTAAACAACACCTCCGTGAGGTCCACAGGCTCGTGGAATAGCATGAAATTGccattggaaaaaaaaaaagaaagaaattgaaGAGGTGCAGATTTAATTCCGGAAGagtgatattttattttatttttattattatatttttttaacaagaGTGATTTTTTGTCCTATAAATTTGACATTAAGTCAATTTTGATCGTATAAGATCTAAAACTACCGAATCAATCCTATACGTTTGCTccgtaaaataattttcatcctataagttttgaaaaagatatttttataGTTATAAATTGGctttcaattaaaatgtgGTCcaataagttttgaaaaagagagacATTTTTTGTCATAGAAGTCACAaaatggaccaaaattgccttatAAAGCAAACTTATAGGATTAATTCGACACTTTAAAATTTAGATGA from Punica granatum isolate Tunisia-2019 chromosome 2, ASM765513v2, whole genome shotgun sequence includes the following:
- the LOC116198215 gene encoding uncharacterized protein LOC116198215, whose amino-acid sequence is MHLSISCFPNQIFDSGQIHDGLNVKHESYTKQYLSDQISGSYSFINVSEGGKERKKNRPSLRNLVQAAAALRILDNLYEAWSLSSKEKLSVGIRPPYAGISGFQFLGRCRPTFPAAEIL